A single region of the Anomaloglossus baeobatrachus isolate aAnoBae1 chromosome 2, aAnoBae1.hap1, whole genome shotgun sequence genome encodes:
- the MYCL gene encoding protein L-Myc, whose protein sequence is MNPLTFSVSGRASGDTGTMDFGCYNTHYFYDVDLNEDFYRHIAPSEDIWKKFELVPGSPQPNAGCLGESGTEWGSEIVDLGWESPVKLSKLSSVVLRSDCMWSSFSTREHLEKVINERLSSAASRPASATQTVSESEVLEPVVSPVEQTAIVPALIPEKIAHSSGSESTSDSEEDEIDVVTVGKQKSYHGRQPVTITVRADPKLFHISIHQQQHNYAARLPPEPSATSSEDCPSPSAEEPGEISCSAPPCSPSSSNSTTQSGGSDSEDMAKRKNHNFMERKRRNDLRSRFLALREEVPGLAHASKSPKVVVLSKATEYLNGLVSAEQQLVAEKVRLRTRHQQLLRRISQLKSR, encoded by the exons ATGAACCCGCTCACATTCAGCGTGTCCGGGAGAGCGTCTGGGGACACCGG AACCATGGATTTCGGGTGTTATAATACACACTACTTCTATGATGTGGACCTTAACGAGGACTTTTATCGCCATATTGCTCCAAGTGAGGATATATGGAAAAAATTTGAGCTTGTACCTGGTAGCCCTCAGCCAAATGCAGGGTGCCTTGGAGAAAGCGGAACTGAATGGGGATCGGAGATCGTGGATTTAGGATGGGAGTCTCCTGTGAAACTGTCTAAGCTTAGTTCTGTAGTTCTCCGGAGTGACTGTATGTGGAGTAGTTTCTCAACCCGTGAACATCTGGAAAAAGTCATCAATGAACGCCTGTCTAGTGCCGCTTCACGGCCAGCAAGTGCTACTCAGACTGTTTCCGAATCGGAGGTCCTAGAGCCTGTGGTCAGTCCTGTGGAGCAGACTGCCATTGTTCCAGCTCTCATCCCTGAAAAGATTGCCCACTCGTCTGGATCTGAAAGCACTAGTGATTCTG AAGAGGATGAAATCGATGTTGTAACTGTGGGGAAACAGAAGTCTTATCATGGTCGTCAACCAGTGACCATAACAGTGAGAGCAGACCCCAAACTGTTCCACATATCGATCCACCAGCAGCAACATAACTATGCTGCACGCCTGCCCCCTGAGCCCAGTGCTACCTCTTCAGAGGACTGTCCGTCTCCCTCGGCAGAAGAGCCAGGTGAAATAAGCTGTTCAGCTCCGCCCTGCAGCCCCTCTTCATCGAACTCCACTACTCAGTCAGGAGGATCTGACAGTGAGGACATGGCCAAAAGGAAGAACCACAACTTTATGGAGCGAAAGAGGAGGAATGATTTACGGTCACGGTTCCTGGCACTAAGAGAAGAGGTGCCTGGTCTGGCCCATGCTTCCAAATCCCCCAAGGTGGTAGTTCTGAGCAAAGCTACAGAGTATTTGAATGGTTTGGTTAGTGCTGAACAACAGCTGGTAGCAGAGAAAGTAAGACTTCGTACTCGCCACCAGCAGCTATTGAGGAGGATCTCCCAATTGAAGAGCCGTTAG